In Ruminococcaceae bacterium R-25, one genomic interval encodes:
- a CDS encoding protein translocase subunit secA: protein MGLIESIFGTHSDHELKRINPLVDKVFSYEEEYSKLSDHDLAGKTDEFRKRYEDGESLDSLLPEAFATVREAAWRVLGMKPYRVQVIGGIILHQGRIAEMKTGEGKTLVATMPVYLNALTGKGVHVVTVNDYLAKRDSEWMGKIYKFLKMSVGLIIHDIPMKDRKSMYACDIVYGTNNEFGFDYLRDNMVVSKEQIAQRELNYAIVDEVDSILIDEARTPLIISGRGTESSDLYQKADTFVKSLKQYTVIETDDKVDMDELVGDADYVTDEKAKTSVLTANGIAKAEKFFNIENLSDPDNFDLQHYINNALKANGNFKKDQQYIVDDGQVIIVDDFTGRLMPGRRFSDGVHQAIEAKEHVKVANENKTLATITFQNFFRMYTKLSGMTGTAYTEEAEFRQIYNLDVIQIPTNRPIARIDEYDAVFKTENGKYAAILKTVKEANDKGQPVLVGTVNVDKSELLSRIFSKYGIKHNVLNAKNHMREAEIVAQAGRKGAVTIATNMAGRGTDIILGGNAEFMALQEMRRLGYTEDLITASTAHNETDDELILEARQRFNDLESKFKEELAPEAAEVRELGGLYIVGTERHESRRIDNQLKGRAGRQGDPGRSKFFLSLEDDLLRIFGGERVSMIYESLGIEDDMELQVRSLTKVIDSSQKKLEAMHFSARKSVLEYDDVNNVQRTITYDQRKQVIMGEDVHGIYLQMIDRVASRICNQFALDGKITSTERYSLGKLLEEIFGQLPSVLLVQDDSKDIPECDELAANIAEEAKELVAQKEQEITQEVFREAERQILLRTVDLKWMDHIDALDQLSNSIRMRSIGQHDPVVEYKLEGSAMFEEMNENIQNDAVKFIMRARFTPETHIEAKSAVKDIKESHASAAAVTPQSASKRIEGTAGNNAPQAPVKRDSSKVGRNDPCPCGSGKKYKDCCGKK, encoded by the coding sequence ATGGGTTTAATTGAAAGTATTTTCGGTACACACAGCGATCACGAACTCAAGAGGATCAATCCTCTTGTAGACAAGGTCTTCTCTTATGAGGAAGAGTATTCAAAGCTCTCAGATCACGACCTTGCCGGCAAGACAGACGAGTTCAGGAAAAGATATGAAGATGGCGAATCTTTGGATTCACTCCTTCCTGAAGCATTTGCAACGGTTAGAGAAGCTGCCTGGAGAGTTCTGGGCATGAAGCCTTACAGAGTACAGGTAATCGGCGGCATCATTCTCCACCAGGGAAGAATCGCCGAGATGAAGACTGGTGAAGGTAAGACACTCGTTGCTACAATGCCTGTTTATCTCAATGCCCTCACAGGAAAAGGCGTTCACGTAGTTACGGTCAACGACTACCTCGCAAAGCGTGACTCCGAGTGGATGGGTAAGATCTACAAGTTCCTTAAGATGAGCGTAGGTCTCATTATTCACGACATCCCCATGAAGGACCGTAAGAGCATGTATGCATGCGACATCGTTTACGGAACAAATAACGAATTCGGATTCGACTATCTCCGTGACAACATGGTTGTAAGCAAGGAGCAGATCGCTCAGAGAGAGCTTAACTACGCTATCGTCGACGAGGTCGACTCGATCCTGATTGATGAAGCGAGAACACCTCTCATCATTTCAGGAAGAGGCACAGAATCTTCAGATCTCTACCAGAAGGCTGATACATTCGTTAAGTCGTTGAAGCAGTACACCGTTATCGAGACAGATGACAAGGTAGATATGGACGAGCTCGTAGGTGACGCTGACTATGTTACGGACGAGAAGGCTAAGACATCCGTCCTTACGGCAAACGGTATCGCCAAGGCCGAGAAGTTCTTTAATATCGAAAATCTCTCAGATCCTGATAACTTCGACCTTCAGCACTATATCAACAACGCTTTGAAGGCTAACGGTAACTTCAAGAAGGACCAGCAGTACATCGTTGATGACGGCCAGGTCATCATCGTAGACGACTTTACAGGCCGTCTTATGCCGGGCAGACGTTTCAGTGACGGTGTCCACCAGGCTATCGAAGCTAAAGAGCATGTTAAGGTCGCAAACGAGAATAAGACACTCGCAACGATTACATTCCAGAACTTCTTCCGTATGTATACGAAGCTCTCCGGAATGACCGGTACTGCTTATACAGAGGAAGCCGAGTTCAGACAGATCTATAATCTCGACGTTATCCAGATCCCTACCAACAGACCTATCGCAAGAATCGACGAATACGATGCGGTATTTAAGACTGAGAACGGTAAGTATGCAGCTATCCTTAAGACAGTTAAGGAAGCAAATGACAAGGGCCAGCCTGTACTCGTAGGTACAGTAAACGTCGATAAGTCAGAGCTCCTTTCAAGGATCTTCTCCAAGTACGGTATCAAGCACAACGTGTTGAACGCCAAGAACCATATGCGAGAAGCTGAGATCGTCGCACAGGCAGGCCGTAAGGGCGCAGTTACTATCGCTACAAACATGGCAGGCCGTGGTACCGATATTATCCTTGGCGGTAACGCTGAGTTCATGGCTTTGCAGGAGATGAGAAGATTAGGTTATACAGAAGACCTTATCACTGCATCCACAGCACATAACGAGACAGATGATGAGCTCATCCTCGAAGCAAGACAGAGATTTAACGATCTCGAGTCAAAGTTCAAGGAAGAACTTGCTCCTGAGGCAGCTGAGGTAAGAGAGCTCGGAGGTCTTTATATCGTAGGTACAGAGCGTCACGAATCAAGACGTATCGATAACCAGTTAAAGGGACGTGCAGGACGTCAGGGAGACCCCGGAAGATCCAAGTTTTTCCTCTCTCTGGAAGATGACCTCCTGAGAATCTTCGGTGGTGAAAGAGTTTCCATGATCTACGAGAGCCTTGGTATCGAAGACGACATGGAGCTTCAGGTAAGATCCCTTACAAAGGTTATCGACAGCTCACAGAAGAAGCTCGAAGCAATGCACTTTTCAGCCCGTAAGTCCGTCCTCGAATACGACGACGTTAACAACGTTCAGAGAACTATCACATACGACCAGAGAAAGCAGGTCATCATGGGTGAGGACGTACACGGTATCTACCTCCAGATGATCGATCGTGTTGCATCAAGAATCTGCAACCAGTTCGCTCTTGACGGCAAGATCACATCTACAGAGAGATACTCTCTCGGAAAGCTCTTAGAAGAGATCTTCGGCCAGCTTCCTTCAGTACTTCTCGTACAGGATGACAGCAAGGATATCCCTGAGTGCGACGAACTCGCTGCAAACATTGCAGAAGAAGCTAAAGAGCTTGTTGCTCAGAAGGAACAGGAGATTACACAGGAAGTATTCCGTGAAGCTGAGCGCCAGATCCTCTTAAGAACGGTTGACCTCAAGTGGATGGACCACATCGATGCATTAGACCAGCTCTCAAATTCCATCAGAATGAGAAGTATCGGCCAGCACGATCCTGTTGTTGAATATAAGCTCGAAGGTTCTGCAATGTTCGAAGAGATGAACGAGAACATCCAGAATGATGCTGTTAAGTTCATCATGAGAGCAAGATTCACACCTGAGACTCATATCGAAGCAAAGTCCGCTGTTAAGGATATTAAGGAGAGCCACGCAAGCGCAGCTGCTGTAACACCTCAGTCCGCTTCAAAGCGCATCGAAGGTACTGCAGGCAACAACGCTCCTCAGGCACCTGTCAAGCGTGATTCTTCAAAGGTCGGAAGAAACGATCCGTGCCCTTGCGGTTCAGGCAAGAAGTATAAGGATTGCTGCGGCAAGAAGTAA
- a CDS encoding Trp operon repressor family, producing the protein MDSINDAHFTESELEELTDLYNAMLTMRDSTEMHKFFVDLCSINELHSFLHRWQIVRRIEQGKSYEEIINEISPKDEPQADKANTNKKSTGRVRGKARSSTKVSSTTISRVKNCYVNPDGGYRTALNRLKEASGENNEQKQ; encoded by the coding sequence ATGGACAGCATAAATGATGCTCATTTTACTGAGAGCGAGTTAGAGGAATTAACCGATCTTTATAACGCAATGCTGACAATGAGAGACAGCACGGAGATGCATAAGTTCTTTGTGGATCTCTGCTCTATAAACGAGCTGCATTCTTTTCTTCACCGTTGGCAGATCGTAAGAAGGATCGAACAGGGCAAGAGCTATGAGGAGATCATAAACGAGATCTCACCTAAGGATGAGCCCCAGGCCGATAAGGCTAACACAAACAAGAAATCAACCGGCAGAGTTCGCGGCAAGGCGAGATCTTCTACAAAGGTCAGCTCCACGACAATTTCGAGAGTCAAGAACTGCTATGTAAATCCCGATGGAGGATACAGAACAGCATTGAACAGGCTCAAGGAAGCTTCCGGAGAAAATAACGAACAAAAACAATAA
- a CDS encoding transposase, with protein sequence MFYAGIDVAMDKHDCVVLDSGGNCVVEVFTFENSGNGFKTLHKVLKSCSKKPENIKVGLEATGHYSDNLLAFLNSIGYSPVLFNPLHTNLFRKGQSLRKTKTDHVDAHTIATMLRTEDLKSYSQPSYHLNELKSLTRYRSTLVSDCSRRKISLVRLCQILFPELKNLVPSLHMSSVYTLLSELPSADKVAKCNLMHLTSLLSSASKGHYGRDKAIEIREQARSSIGIRSVVKELELQQTIELIRILQQQIEAVEEEINSLMDDIDSPITSIPGIANRMAAVIIAETNNFNDFERAEQVLAFAGLDPSVYQSGQLTSTHSKMVKRGSKYLRFAIFNATKYVCHWDPTFRAYLAKKRAEGKPYNVAVSHAAKKLTRVMFHLVKTNKEFVPQA encoded by the coding sequence ATGTTTTACGCAGGAATTGATGTGGCAATGGATAAACACGATTGTGTTGTCCTGGATTCGGGAGGTAATTGTGTTGTTGAAGTTTTTACCTTCGAGAACAGTGGTAACGGATTTAAGACTTTGCACAAGGTTCTTAAATCCTGTTCCAAGAAACCCGAGAATATAAAAGTAGGACTGGAAGCAACCGGTCACTACAGCGATAATCTCCTAGCTTTCTTGAACAGTATCGGTTACTCCCCCGTGCTGTTCAATCCGTTACATACTAATCTTTTCAGAAAAGGTCAGAGCCTTAGAAAGACGAAAACGGATCACGTCGATGCGCACACCATTGCGACTATGCTGAGAACTGAAGATCTCAAGTCCTACTCGCAACCATCTTACCACCTGAATGAATTGAAATCACTAACGCGTTACCGTTCAACACTTGTATCTGACTGTAGCCGACGTAAGATTTCTCTTGTCAGACTCTGTCAGATTTTGTTCCCGGAACTTAAGAATCTTGTTCCTTCGCTGCACATGAGTTCCGTTTATACCTTGCTTTCAGAATTGCCATCCGCTGATAAGGTTGCTAAGTGTAATCTTATGCATCTGACATCTCTGCTTTCTTCTGCTTCTAAAGGCCACTATGGACGCGATAAAGCCATTGAGATCAGAGAACAAGCCCGATCTTCAATTGGCATTAGAAGCGTTGTCAAGGAATTAGAACTTCAGCAAACCATAGAACTCATCAGGATTCTTCAACAACAGATTGAAGCCGTTGAAGAAGAGATTAACAGCCTTATGGATGACATCGACAGTCCGATAACTTCAATTCCTGGTATCGCTAACCGTATGGCCGCCGTAATTATCGCTGAAACAAACAATTTCAATGACTTCGAGCGTGCGGAACAAGTCCTCGCATTCGCCGGTTTGGATCCTTCCGTCTATCAGTCGGGTCAACTTACATCTACGCATTCCAAGATGGTTAAACGCGGTTCAAAATATCTTCGCTTTGCCATCTTCAATGCTACGAAGTATGTTTGTCACTGGGATCCAACATTCAGAGCCTATCTGGCTAAGAAACGAGCTGAAGGCAAGCCGTACAATGTAGCCGTATCTCATGCCGCCAAGAAGCTGACCAGGGTTATGTTCCATCTCGTAAAAACAAACAAGGAGTTCGTTCCACAAGCATAA
- a CDS encoding glyoxylase-like metal-dependent hydrolase (beta-lactamase superfamily II), producing MYLITGSSGVYIVDPSVSPKMAEEYSGIDGLATGDAKVKALFLTHGHHDHIKYINEWIEAYPLVNVFFSSNDNDLVKNGFMNCSYMEGMEVSYNFKYSNIAGTNGWKAYTDDDISFTVYETPGHTMGSVCFLVEFGGKKVLFTGDTVFRGSVGRTDMPGGSSKTLMESIKRISKLDPSLVIYPGHGPESDIDKEIRFNPFFSL from the coding sequence ATGTATCTGATCACCGGCTCGTCCGGTGTTTATATTGTTGATCCTTCTGTATCTCCCAAAATGGCAGAAGAATATTCCGGAATTGACGGTCTTGCTACAGGAGATGCAAAGGTTAAGGCTTTGTTCCTTACACACGGCCACCATGACCACATCAAGTATATTAACGAGTGGATCGAGGCATATCCTTTGGTTAATGTCTTTTTCAGCAGCAATGATAATGACCTTGTAAAAAACGGCTTCATGAACTGCTCGTATATGGAAGGAATGGAAGTCTCATATAACTTCAAGTATTCGAATATCGCAGGGACCAACGGCTGGAAAGCTTATACTGACGACGATATTTCGTTTACTGTCTATGAGACGCCCGGACATACCATGGGAAGTGTATGTTTTCTTGTTGAGTTTGGCGGCAAAAAGGTCCTTTTTACAGGTGATACCGTATTCAGAGGTTCTGTAGGCCGTACCGATATGCCGGGCGGCTCATCCAAGACTCTTATGGAATCGATAAAGAGGATAAGCAAACTTGATCCTTCGCTCGTGATCTATCCCGGGCACGGACCTGAATCTGATATAGATAAAGAGATCAGATTTAACCCGTTTTTCTCTCTGTAA
- a CDS encoding methylglyoxal synthase: protein MKIVLMADNRKTELLVNFCIAYKPLLEKHQLISVYNTAKLLKSAADLDVSGLSVDYSSGFEQLASRAEYNGIDCVIYLRDGRQVGESNPFELLDVCDQNTIPYATNIASAEILVTAIDSGALDYREWTAG, encoded by the coding sequence ATGAAGATCGTTTTGATGGCCGACAACAGGAAGACCGAATTACTGGTTAACTTCTGCATTGCCTACAAGCCTTTGCTTGAGAAACATCAGCTCATCTCTGTTTATAATACCGCTAAGCTCCTTAAGTCTGCTGCAGATCTGGATGTCTCAGGACTTTCAGTCGACTATTCGAGTGGCTTTGAGCAGCTCGCTTCCAGAGCAGAATATAACGGTATCGACTGTGTAATCTATTTGAGGGACGGCCGTCAGGTTGGTGAGTCCAATCCTTTCGAGCTTTTGGACGTATGCGACCAGAACACGATCCCTTATGCAACAAATATCGCTTCAGCTGAGATCTTAGTAACCGCCATCGACAGCGGTGCTCTTGATTATCGCGAATGGACAGCAGGCTGA
- a CDS encoding penicillin-binding protein 2, producing MARNLIEDYGAFDHNAEKGGHAEAGSVLKRAFKFLTNRYLVLAELFSIFGVIILAMTISLQFSGYQKTLSESSSGVVRQYVSSAPRGEIYDGKGVLLASTNEYNNVMIANAYLDDASLNSLCLELSYLFDQYHCLSVADLDSYFVLDPKARFVKEEAKIRKWQTDSNLFDLKDYASGVIVTFSDDYVKTDPNVFFLYLRRKFNIDNAYTIEEAYRIIRIRYQIFADNWAFIKGTPVKIATDVPDELIRIFEEQNYHYMGIVSGKEYARTYTSEALYASHIVGYCGKISNVSYADLAPFGYTSYDVVGKAGIESQMERYLHGSNGITPYSIWTKNGEEGLFVPQSYGVQPEEGATVYLTIDSRVQEAGIEALKEYIQNEKESDVSGYKTASAGAFVMMNVNTGAIIAMGSYPNYDPNDFILANYGSEQAKVQVKYYLGLDEYEEVTSHDLPLWNRAIMSMYAPGSTFKPCTALAALENGDITPQKTTIACVSPYYVDGWKFKCMEYPKGGHGNLNLNEAMAQSCNIYFMILGIKTGIDNISTMANRFGLGVKTGIDLPGEVSGVMSSREYKRLTRQSVYDKTWFPSNTAQASIGQFDDCFTILQLCRYTAGIATNKLCTPYVVEKVVASDGSILYEGQTESVDIGISEGSINAVRTAMRCAATGTYRWGTTIGGSFKNFPVEMVCKTGTAETGFEDSRKEYSNGLFICYAPKDNPEVAVALVVEQGKWGSSSVGIAKRLMAAYFNQPVDRTKTNYINNPILGDYLPKVNARASR from the coding sequence ATGGCTCGGAATCTGATAGAAGATTACGGCGCATTTGACCATAATGCCGAAAAGGGCGGCCATGCTGAAGCAGGGTCCGTTCTTAAGCGCGCATTTAAGTTCCTGACCAACAGATATCTTGTTCTGGCTGAGCTTTTTTCGATATTCGGAGTTATCATCCTCGCGATGACGATAAGCCTCCAGTTCTCAGGTTATCAGAAGACATTGTCAGAAAGTTCGTCCGGTGTTGTAAGACAGTATGTTTCATCAGCGCCCAGAGGCGAGATCTACGACGGCAAGGGCGTTCTTCTTGCATCTACCAACGAATACAACAACGTCATGATCGCCAATGCTTATCTGGACGATGCTTCTCTTAATTCGCTCTGCCTTGAGCTTTCTTATCTTTTCGACCAGTATCACTGCTTATCTGTAGCGGACCTCGACTCGTATTTCGTGTTAGATCCCAAAGCCAGATTTGTAAAAGAAGAAGCGAAGATCAGGAAGTGGCAGACAGATTCCAACCTGTTTGATCTGAAGGACTATGCATCCGGCGTTATCGTTACTTTCTCGGACGATTACGTAAAGACCGATCCTAACGTATTTTTCCTTTACTTAAGACGTAAATTCAACATCGACAATGCTTACACGATCGAAGAAGCATACAGGATCATCAGGATCAGATATCAGATCTTTGCCGATAACTGGGCATTTATCAAGGGTACGCCCGTAAAGATCGCCACCGATGTTCCGGATGAGCTAATAAGGATCTTTGAAGAGCAGAATTATCACTATATGGGTATCGTATCAGGAAAAGAATATGCAAGGACCTATACGTCTGAAGCACTTTATGCGAGCCATATTGTAGGTTACTGCGGTAAGATCTCCAATGTTTCTTATGCTGACCTCGCGCCCTTCGGATATACGAGTTATGATGTTGTAGGCAAGGCCGGCATCGAATCACAGATGGAAAGATACCTCCACGGCAGCAATGGAATTACGCCTTACAGCATCTGGACAAAGAATGGTGAAGAGGGCCTTTTTGTCCCGCAGAGCTACGGAGTCCAGCCTGAAGAAGGTGCTACCGTATATCTCACGATCGATTCACGTGTTCAGGAAGCCGGAATAGAAGCTCTAAAGGAATATATCCAGAACGAAAAAGAGTCAGACGTTTCAGGATATAAGACCGCGTCCGCCGGCGCTTTCGTCATGATGAACGTTAATACGGGCGCTATTATCGCGATGGGTTCTTATCCTAACTATGATCCTAATGATTTTATTCTTGCAAACTACGGCTCAGAGCAGGCGAAAGTCCAGGTCAAATACTATTTGGGACTTGATGAATATGAAGAGGTAACTTCGCACGACCTCCCTTTGTGGAACCGCGCGATAATGTCAATGTATGCTCCGGGTTCGACATTTAAGCCCTGTACGGCTCTTGCGGCGCTCGAAAACGGAGACATCACTCCCCAGAAAACAACCATTGCCTGCGTAAGCCCTTACTATGTAGACGGATGGAAGTTCAAATGCATGGAGTATCCTAAGGGCGGTCACGGAAATCTTAACCTTAACGAAGCGATGGCGCAGTCCTGCAACATCTACTTCATGATCTTGGGTATCAAGACAGGTATCGATAACATATCCACAATGGCTAACAGATTCGGCCTTGGCGTTAAGACCGGTATCGACCTTCCGGGCGAAGTATCGGGTGTCATGTCCAGCCGTGAGTATAAAAGACTTACAAGACAGTCTGTCTACGATAAGACCTGGTTCCCGTCAAATACTGCTCAGGCATCTATCGGACAGTTCGACGACTGCTTTACGATCCTCCAGCTCTGCAGATATACGGCAGGTATCGCAACAAACAAGCTCTGCACGCCTTATGTAGTTGAAAAGGTCGTCGCAAGTGACGGTTCGATCCTGTACGAAGGACAGACTGAATCAGTTGATATCGGAATCTCCGAAGGCAGCATCAATGCAGTAAGAACAGCGATGAGATGTGCTGCTACAGGTACTTACAGGTGGGGAACGACGATCGGCGGATCTTTTAAGAATTTCCCTGTTGAAATGGTATGTAAGACAGGTACGGCCGAGACGGGATTCGAGGATTCACGTAAGGAGTATTCAAACGGTCTCTTTATCTGTTATGCACCTAAGGACAACCCGGAAGTTGCAGTTGCGCTCGTTGTAGAGCAGGGTAAGTGGGGTTCATCATCCGTAGGTATCGCTAAAAGACTTATGGCTGCATATTTCAACCAGCCTGTAGACAGGACCAAGACCAATTACATTAACAATCCTATCCTTGGCGACTATCTGCCTAAGGTTAATGCGAGAGCAAGCCGCTGA